AGCCGTCGCCGAGCAGGTGCGCCAGCAGGATGACTTGCCGGTCGTCCCACGTGGTGACCTGTTCGGGCGCGCACACGTGCCGTGGTGCGGCGATCCGGCCGCCGACCGTCAGTTCACCGAGCGGGGTCCAGCCTTCGTAGGTGAGGAACGGGTGGTTGGCGGTGGCGCGAACTTCCCGCCCGGACGCCAGCCGCAGCCGAAAAACCGGCTTCTCCCCAGTGCTGAACACGTGCGTCAGGTGCCGGCGCACATACTTGAGTCGGTCATCCAGCGCCCACACCGGCACGTCACGGGCGCCGGTGTTGAACAACTCACCCATGGTGGTCTCGGCGCCGGTGTCAGCACGCAGCACCCGGGTTTCAGCGGTCAGGCACCCGGACTCGCGCAGGTCGGACAGCTGCGGGCGTTTATCGGTGCGCTGTTCCGGGCCGCGGTTGAGCTGTGACACGGCGATGACCGGGCACTCGACCTCTTTGGCGAGCAGCTTGAGGCCACGGGACAGCTCGGCGACCTCTTGCTGGCGGCTCTCGGTGCGCTTGGGCGAGCTCATCAGTTGCAGGTAGTCGACGACGATCATCTTGAGGTCGTGGCGCTGCTTGAGTCGGCGCGCCTTGGCCCGGATCTCCATCAGGTTCATGTTGGGCGTGTCGTCGACGAACAGCGGCGCCTCGCTGATCTCGCCCATCCGGCGCGCCAGCTTGGTCCAGTCGTCGTCGGAGAGTTGCCCTGATCGCAGGACATGCAGCGGCACCCGCGCCTCGGCCGAGAGCAGTCGCATGACGATCTCGACCTTGCTCATTTCGAGCGAGAAGATGGCGCTCGCGCAGTTGTGCCGGATAGCCGCATTCCGGGCAAAGTCCATGGACGCGGTGCTCTTACCGAGACCCGGCCTTCCCGCCACGATGATCAATTGGCCGGGGTGGAGGCCGTTGAGCAGGCGGTCGAGATCGGTGAAACCGGTGGGCACGCCGGTCATCACGCCGCCCTGGGCGCCGACCGCTTCGATCTCGTCGAGCGTGGGCTGGAGCATGTCGGCGAGGATCGCGAAGTCTTCGCTGACCCGCTTCTCGGTCACGTCGTAGATGGCCTGCTGCGCGAGGTCGACCACGTCGTCGACGTCGCGGCCACCGCCGTTGGCGGAGCCGTAGCCCAGTTGGACGATCCGCGTGCCGGCCTCGACCAGGCGGCGCAGCACGGCGCGCTCGGCGACGATCCGCGCGTAGTAGCCGGCGTTGGCCGCCGTCGGCACGCTGGCCATCAGCGTCTGGAGGTAGGGCGCGCCGCCGATCCGCATCAGGTCGCCGGAGTCGGCCAGCGAGGCCGACACGGTCACCGCGTCGGCGGGCTCGCCGCGGCCGTAGAGGTCGAGGATCGCGTCGAAGACGGTCGCGTGGATCGGGCGGTAGAAGTCGCCGGTCTTGAGGATCTCGATGACGTCGGCGATCGCGTCCTTGGAGAGCAGCATGCCGCCCAGGACGCTCTGCTCAGCGGCGACATCCTGCGGCGGCGTCTTGTCGTAGCCACCGTCGCGCTGTGGAGGGGGACCATCTTGCGGCGGCCCGGGTGGGCGGCCGCCGCGCACGTCGTCGGTGATCGACACGGTGGCCCCCTCTCGTACGGTTGTACTATAACCGACAGTTGATCGGCGGACCCCCGACACGACCGGGGGATGTCGCGCCGTTTCTTCTAGGACCGAACGGCAACCTTATGAGCCCGTTGTCCACCAGCGCAAAGAGCCACGTGGACGAACCTTTGGACAACCTGTGGAAAGCAGGCCAGAGGGTGTGCGTGAACCTGTGCACAGCTTGTGCATGACCACAGTGAATCCTTGCGCGGCACCCTCCTGACGTGCGGTTCCTTAGTCCCCAGCGTGTGGAGGAAAGAAATACGTCCACACCAGGACCAGCGACCCCTCTCTGGGTCGACTACCATCGACGCGTCCGTGGATTTGGTCTTGTCGACACGGACGATTGCGATCCGATATCAGGAAGGTCACGCTCCGGCTGTGGACTATCGGGATTGGGCGCGCGGCGACGACACCCCGGTGACGTCGCCCAGGTCGCGCTCGCCCAGGTCCGAGGATCGGCCGCGCCGCACCGGCGCCCGGCGGGGCGTCAAGCCACCGGCCGCCGAGCCCAACCCGGACGCGATCTCGCAGTGGGACCCGCTCGGTGCGACCGGCGGCGAGCTCGCGGCGATCCAGCAGATCGAAGACACCGCGTCGTTGAAGCTGCCCAAAAACTTCTGGCAGGACGAGCCCGGCGACGACGGTGACATGGTCATCGTTCCGACCGGCGGCGACCGCCGGGTCCGTGGTGGTCGTGACCGGGATGAAGTCGACGACTATGACGACATCGAGTTGTCCAGCGGTGGTCGGCGTCGGCGGGACGAGGTCTCTGACTCACACGTCCGTCGTAGCCGCGTCTCACCGGACGAGATCGAGCTTTCGAGCGGCGCACGGCGCCGCCGAGACGACATTTCGGACTCGCGCGCGGGTCGCGACTGGGACGAGCCCGGCGAGATCGAGCTGTCCAGCGGGGCCCGACGTCGCCGAGACGACATTTCGGACTCCCGTGCCGGCCGAGGCCGATCCGACGACGTCGAGCTGACCAGCGGTGGTCGCCGTCGTTACGACGACTCTGACGAGATCGAGTTGTCCAGTGGCGGGCGGCGGCAGCGCGACGACGTCGGCGACTCGCGCGCTCGGCGGAGTTGGAACGACGGGCCTGCCGACGAGCTGACCCGCGGTGCCGCCTCCGTGCCTGTCGACAGGCGCCGCGGCCGCCGCGATGACTCGGCGGACATTGAGGCGTCCGGCGCGATCGAGGTGCCCGTTCGCGGGCGGCGTGGCCGGCGGGCCGAGCCTGTCGAGACCGAGCCGGTCAGCCGCGGGCGGCGCCACCTGGACGATGTCGAGACCGACGCCCCTGCCCCGCGCGGTCGCCGAGGCTGGCAGGACGAGGTGACCGACACCGAGCTGCCCAGCGTCGGCTACGCGGCGACGGGCACCGCCGAAGTGCCGACTCGTGGCCGCCGCAGCCGGCGTGACGAGGCCACCGACACCGCGCCGGTCAGTCGCGGCCGACGCCGGCGGCAGGACGAGGCCGACGCCGGTGTCTCGCGGAGTTGGCAGACCGAGCAGACGGATACGGAACTGCCGGGCATCACCCGCCGCGAAGACACCGGCACCATCCAGGTTCCGCTGCGCGGACGGCGCGACAGCTATTCCGACAGCGACCCGAGCAGCAGTTGGCACGGCGAGCCCGCCGACCCGCCGGTTTCCCGCGGCCGCCGAGCCCGGCACGGCGACACCGACGCACCCGAGCGCAGCCGGCCAAGCTGGAACGACGACCCGATCGAGGTCGACCTGCCCGGCACCCCGACCCGCGCCCGCCGAGGCCGCGACGACGAAGTCGACGCACCGAGTCGGGGCCGCCGCGCATACCGCGACGAATCGGATGCTTTGGACTCGACCGGTGTTGGGCGGCGCAGCCGCCGTGGCGACCCGGACGCCCTCGACTCGACCGGGGTCGGCCGGCGCGCTTACGGCGACGAGTCCGACGCGCTCGATTCGACCGGCGCCGGACGCGGCCGGCGGCGCGACGACCCCGACGCGATCGGGTCCACCGGCGTCGGCCGCCGCGACCCAGGCGCACTCGACTCAACTAGTGCGGGCCGCCGCACATACCGCGACGAACCCGACGCACTCGACTCGACCAGCGCCGGACGGCGCGACCGGCGGGACGACCCGGACGCGGTCGGCTCCACCGGCATCGGCCGCCGCACCTACCGCGACGAACCCGACGCACTCGACTCGACCAGCGCCGGACGGCGCGACCGGCGCGACGACCCCGACGCGGTCGGCTCCACCGGCATCGGCCGCCGCACCTACCGCGACGAACCCGACGCACTCGACTCGACCAGCGCCGGACGACGCAGCCGGCGCGACGAAACGGATGCGGTCGGCTCGGCCGGCGTTGGCCGGCGCACCTACCGCGACGAACCCGACGCACTCGACTCCACCGGCGCGGGACGACGCAGCCGGCGCGACGACCCCGACGCGGTCGGCTCGACCGGCGTTGGGCGCCGCACCTACCGCGACGAACCCGACGCACTCGACTCCACCGGCGCCGGGCGGCGCAGCCGGCGCGACGACCCTGACGCGGTCGGGTCGACCGGCGTTGGCCGGCGCATCTTCGGCGACGAACCCGACGCGCTCGACTCGACCGGCGCGGGCCGGCGCGCCCGGCGCGACGAACCGGACGCCCCGGGCTCGACCGGTGTAGCGCGCCGCGCCTATCGCGGCTCGCCTGACGCCCTCGACTCGACCAGCGCCGGACGACGCAGCCGCCGCGACGAAGCCGACGCCCCCGGTTCGACCGGCGCCGGACGGCGTGGGCGGCACGACGAAACGGATGCGGTCGGCTCGACCGGAGTCGGGCGTCGGGGTCGGCATGACGAGATCGCCCCCGGAGAGCAGACCGGTCACGGGCGGAGCCGGCACGCGGAGCCCGAACCGTCCAGGCGGGGCCGAGGCGACGAGATCGATCCAGCCGCCCGCGATTGGCGTGACGGCACTCGCGGTGGCGACGTGCCGGCGCAGCGTCGACGGACTCCTGGCGACGGTCCTGACCTGCCCAGCCGCGGACGCCGCGCCGAGCCGGACGACCAGGACCTGGGCGAACCGCCCGTCCGTGGTCGCGGTGGGCGGCGCGCGGAGCCTGAGCCGGGCGAGCGGCCCGGTCGCGGCGGGGAGCGTGGGTCGTGGGCGGGCGAGCCTGACTCGGACCGTTGGCGGCACCCGGACATGACCGGCGAGTGGTCGCGGCGCGCGATGGCGCCGATCGAGCAACCGCCGGAACCGCGCGACGATCGCCCGGGCCAGGATGCTGGGCGGCGTGGTCGGCGGGATGCCTCCCGCGACGCGGCCGATGGGGTCGCCGACACCGGGAGCCGGCGGATCGATGAGCCGGGCGGGCGGCGCGCTCCTGCGCAGCGTCCGGGTGACCGGCGCGACGACGACCCCGGCACCGGGTCGTGGGAGCGGATGACTGACACGGGTCAATACGACCCCACGACGACGACCGGCGAGTGGGACCGGCTTGTCGGCAGCATCGATGAAGAGGCTGAGGAGAAGTTCGACGCGTTCTGGTCGGGGCATCGGCTTTCCGGTGACGACCCGCGGTGGGTGCCGACGCCGGCTACGGCGCCGCGGTCGCCTGCGGTCGGGCTGCCTGAGCCGCGCCGGCCGGAACCCGAAAGTTATGCCGAGCCGCCGCGCCGGGGGCGGTCGGCCGCCGAGGAAGCGGCGCTTGCCCGTGCGGCGATGCCGCCCGCGCTCGACGCGACCGACCCTGGCTGGGGCGCCCCGGCCCG
This genomic interval from Asanoa ferruginea contains the following:
- a CDS encoding replicative DNA helicase, which gives rise to MRGGRPPGPPQDGPPPQRDGGYDKTPPQDVAAEQSVLGGMLLSKDAIADVIEILKTGDFYRPIHATVFDAILDLYGRGEPADAVTVSASLADSGDLMRIGGAPYLQTLMASVPTAANAGYYARIVAERAVLRRLVEAGTRIVQLGYGSANGGGRDVDDVVDLAQQAIYDVTEKRVSEDFAILADMLQPTLDEIEAVGAQGGVMTGVPTGFTDLDRLLNGLHPGQLIIVAGRPGLGKSTASMDFARNAAIRHNCASAIFSLEMSKVEIVMRLLSAEARVPLHVLRSGQLSDDDWTKLARRMGEISEAPLFVDDTPNMNLMEIRAKARRLKQRHDLKMIVVDYLQLMSSPKRTESRQQEVAELSRGLKLLAKEVECPVIAVSQLNRGPEQRTDKRPQLSDLRESGCLTAETRVLRADTGAETTMGELFNTGARDVPVWALDDRLKYVRRHLTHVFSTGEKPVFRLRLASGREVRATANHPFLTYEGWTPLGELTVGGRIAAPRHVCAPEQVTTWDDRQVILLAHLLGDGSMLPRQSIRYASIDEANLEAVRDAATFFGITAARDDYAQARCATLRLVAPYRLTHGKRNPVAVWVDSLGLFGKRSHEKFVPAEVFSLPKDQIALFLRHLWATDGSVWIRPLTGKGPIGRVYYASTSRRLVDDVARLLWRFGIQTRIKTTRKTGYRDGYQLHITSAGDQEAFCRVIGVNGKRGEAAELLRQRLQGVKANTNVDTIPAVVWERVRDVLSERRMTHRQFAASMGTKFSGSTMWKHAPSRDRIARAAAILHDNDLDMLATNDVTWDEIVSIEPDGVEAVYDATVAGAHNFVANGIAVHNSIEQDADVVILLHRDDYYDKESPRAGEADFIVAKHRNGPTDTVTVAAQLHLSRFVDMAI